Proteins co-encoded in one Streptomyces sp. SLBN-31 genomic window:
- a CDS encoding 3,4-dihydroxyphenylacetate 2,3-dioxygenase → MGEIVGAGLLAHVPTIVLPEADRLELNEGKEITLVTGLRQLRQDVFERDDYDTVVVLDSHWATTVEFVVTAQDRRAGLFTSEELPRGMSRMPYDFPGDPELAHNIASFADRHGTWITAIDDAYLPIYYATINLWKYLGEGLPDKRWVTIGVCQTGDMEDHLRLGRALADGIAATPGRRVLLIASGALSHTFWPLRELRDHEASDPAHIFTPEAREADFERIAWFKEGRHDKVLDTMDEFWKYKPEAKFFHYLMMAGALGEHACTARARQYGAYENSIGTGQVHLWFDRPADGWTGHGPAAPAAPNRHPAPRTPHSRA, encoded by the coding sequence ATGGGTGAGATCGTCGGGGCGGGCCTGCTCGCCCACGTCCCCACCATCGTGCTGCCGGAGGCGGACCGGCTCGAGCTGAACGAGGGCAAGGAGATCACCCTCGTCACCGGCCTGCGCCAGCTGCGCCAGGACGTCTTCGAACGCGACGACTACGACACCGTCGTCGTCCTCGACTCCCACTGGGCCACCACCGTCGAGTTCGTCGTCACCGCACAGGACCGGCGGGCCGGCCTGTTCACCTCCGAGGAACTGCCGCGCGGCATGAGCCGCATGCCGTACGACTTCCCCGGCGACCCCGAACTCGCCCACAACATCGCCTCGTTCGCCGACCGGCACGGCACCTGGATCACCGCGATCGACGACGCGTACCTGCCGATCTACTACGCCACCATCAACCTGTGGAAGTACCTCGGCGAGGGCCTGCCCGACAAGCGCTGGGTGACCATCGGCGTCTGCCAGACCGGCGACATGGAGGACCACCTGCGCCTGGGCCGCGCGCTCGCCGACGGCATCGCCGCCACCCCCGGCCGCCGGGTGCTGCTCATCGCTTCCGGCGCCCTGTCGCACACCTTCTGGCCGCTGCGCGAGCTGCGCGACCATGAGGCCAGCGACCCGGCGCACATCTTCACCCCCGAGGCACGCGAGGCGGACTTCGAGCGCATCGCCTGGTTCAAGGAGGGCCGCCACGACAAGGTCCTCGACACCATGGACGAGTTCTGGAAGTACAAGCCCGAGGCGAAGTTCTTCCACTACCTGATGATGGCCGGCGCCCTCGGCGAGCACGCCTGCACCGCCAGGGCCCGCCAGTACGGCGCGTACGAGAACTCCATCGGCACCGGCCAGGTCCACCTGTGGTTCGACCGCCCGGCCGACGGCTGGACCGGCCACGGACCGGCGGCGCCGGCCGCGCCAAACAGGCACCCCGCACCTCGCACCCCGCACAGCCGCGCCTAG
- a CDS encoding ferredoxin: MKVVVDMNKCQDHGQCVFAAPDVFRFDDDGRLAYVPDPDDALRDEVEEAADVCPLQAIRIED, from the coding sequence ATGAAGGTCGTCGTCGACATGAACAAGTGCCAGGACCACGGCCAGTGCGTCTTCGCAGCCCCCGACGTCTTCCGCTTCGACGACGACGGCCGCCTGGCCTACGTGCCCGACCCCGACGACGCACTGCGCGACGAAGTCGAAGAAGCCGCCGACGTCTGTCCGCTGCAGGCCATCCGGATCGAGGACTGA
- a CDS encoding glutamine synthetase family protein, with translation MSASDTPPVRRHMERLAAEGIDVVRVTYPDLIGTERARDVLLDHLPSACDHGLAFCRAVYHTSPQGDVVPVSGGLDAGLPDICVRPDLDTLTALPWEPGVATCLGDVTDPATGRPAPESPRDLLRAVLDRCAEHGLRPVVGPELEYFLCDAAADTPTGWRRYNNAEGVVYTAGLRADDDNHLLRTLRRLHAMNIGVTSGNHEFDGAQFEINLTHSDAMTAADRAFRFKAAVKELARKEGRLATFMAKPFNGAGGSGFHLHLSCLDEHGTNAFADPSAPYGLSATARHATAGVLAHAPALAALANPTINSYKRFGPDTLAPWLIDWGLDNRSAMVRIPPERGSGSRLELRLGDASANPYLLIAGTIAAALLGTLAGEEPPAPLQGYGYDTTKSPVLPMSLPAALDALEADTALTEVLGKDFTTSYLAYKRDEVARFQRHVTDWEFTEYAYHL, from the coding sequence GTGAGCGCATCCGACACCCCGCCCGTCCGCCGGCACATGGAACGCCTGGCAGCCGAGGGCATCGACGTGGTCCGGGTGACCTATCCCGACCTCATCGGCACCGAACGGGCCCGGGACGTCCTGCTGGACCACCTGCCCTCGGCCTGCGACCACGGCCTCGCCTTCTGCCGCGCCGTCTACCACACCAGCCCCCAGGGCGACGTCGTCCCCGTCTCCGGCGGACTCGACGCGGGCCTGCCCGACATCTGCGTACGCCCCGACCTCGACACACTGACCGCCCTGCCGTGGGAACCCGGCGTCGCCACCTGCCTGGGCGACGTCACCGACCCGGCCACCGGGCGGCCGGCACCGGAGTCACCGCGCGACCTCCTGCGCGCCGTCCTCGACCGGTGCGCCGAGCACGGCCTGCGCCCCGTCGTCGGCCCCGAGCTGGAGTACTTCCTGTGCGACGCGGCCGCGGACACCCCGACCGGATGGCGCAGGTACAACAACGCCGAGGGCGTCGTCTACACCGCGGGCCTGCGCGCCGACGACGACAACCACCTGCTGCGCACCCTGCGCCGGCTGCACGCCATGAACATCGGCGTCACCAGCGGCAACCACGAGTTCGACGGCGCGCAGTTCGAGATCAACCTGACCCACTCCGACGCCATGACGGCCGCCGACCGCGCCTTCCGCTTCAAGGCGGCGGTCAAGGAGCTCGCCCGCAAGGAGGGCCGCCTCGCCACCTTCATGGCCAAGCCCTTCAACGGTGCCGGCGGCTCCGGCTTCCACCTCCATCTCTCCTGCCTGGACGAGCACGGCACCAACGCCTTCGCGGACCCCTCCGCCCCCTACGGCCTGTCCGCCACCGCACGCCATGCCACAGCCGGCGTCCTGGCCCACGCCCCGGCGCTGGCCGCACTCGCCAACCCGACGATCAACTCTTACAAACGCTTCGGCCCCGACACCCTCGCCCCCTGGCTGATCGACTGGGGCCTGGACAACCGCAGCGCCATGGTCCGCATCCCTCCCGAACGCGGCTCCGGCTCCCGCCTCGAACTGCGCCTGGGCGACGCGAGCGCCAACCCCTACCTGCTCATCGCCGGCACCATCGCGGCCGCCCTGCTGGGCACCCTGGCCGGCGAGGAACCTCCCGCCCCCCTGCAGGGCTACGGCTACGACACCACGAAATCCCCCGTCCTGCCGATGTCCCTGCCCGCCGCCCTCGACGCCCTGGAAGCCGACACGGCACTGACCGAGGTGCTCGGCAAGGACTTCACCACTTCCTACCTCGCGTACAAGCGTGACGAGGTCGCGCGCTTCCAACGACACGTCACCGACTGGGAGTTCACCGAGTACGCCTACCACCTGTGA
- a CDS encoding acetoacetate decarboxylase family protein, whose product MTRVRGYFHPKTATGASSLIPSPPWRYSGDLLTIEYRTDPARVRELLPEPLQLADEDPGAVALIWADWQSCSASGDELLDPVLAQYKEAFAVVRCKYKGQTYSRCVHIWVDKDFAIARGLHQGYPKKLGSIHQTRPHPYGPAPRVEAGARFGATLAAADRRLAQAVVTLREPSETNGFVNGHPMAHHRWLPSIEKGKGLALDELIESGAASFEGGQPWAGDAELELFEAPTEELARLEIREPIAAYYRQVGVVWDGGRLLESGTSGAE is encoded by the coding sequence GTGACCCGTGTCCGTGGATACTTCCACCCCAAGACCGCGACGGGTGCCTCGTCGCTGATCCCCTCCCCGCCGTGGCGTTACTCCGGTGATTTGCTCACCATCGAGTACCGCACCGACCCCGCCCGCGTACGGGAGCTGCTGCCCGAGCCGCTCCAGCTCGCCGACGAGGACCCCGGCGCGGTGGCGCTGATCTGGGCCGACTGGCAGTCCTGCTCCGCCTCCGGCGACGAACTGCTGGACCCGGTGCTCGCCCAGTACAAGGAGGCCTTCGCGGTCGTCCGCTGCAAGTACAAGGGACAGACCTACTCCCGCTGCGTCCACATCTGGGTCGACAAGGACTTCGCGATCGCCCGCGGACTGCACCAGGGCTACCCCAAGAAGCTCGGCTCCATCCACCAGACCCGCCCGCACCCCTACGGGCCCGCCCCGCGCGTCGAGGCCGGCGCCCGCTTCGGCGCCACCCTCGCCGCCGCCGACCGCCGCCTGGCCCAGGCGGTCGTCACCCTGCGCGAGCCGTCCGAGACCAACGGCTTCGTCAACGGCCACCCCATGGCCCACCACCGCTGGCTGCCCTCCATCGAAAAGGGCAAGGGCCTCGCCCTCGACGAGCTCATCGAGTCCGGCGCCGCCTCCTTCGAGGGCGGACAGCCCTGGGCGGGCGATGCCGAACTGGAGCTGTTCGAGGCGCCCACGGAGGAGCTGGCCCGCCTGGAGATCCGCGAGCCGATCGCCGCCTACTACCGCCAGGTCGGCGTGGTCTGGGACGGCGGACGCCTGCTGGAGTCCGGCACGTCCGGCGCCGAGTGA
- a CDS encoding TetR/AcrR family transcriptional regulator: MTDSVEPAGERRTRKRVTHYGAGRAALLDAAVRVVARGGLRKLTYRAVAEEAGVTHGLVVHHFGSRDALIEEAVTHAIRTSLSSSALDIGTGRPSDFATGLTEMVESGPELQAFQYELLLEARRRPELLPHLRSLYEEYFEATRRELSRMLPGTVERGTSRLVFAALEGLVLHQLVFGEREVTEEALKELRTLLEGLAEDRAEG; this comes from the coding sequence ATGACCGACTCCGTCGAGCCCGCAGGTGAGCGCCGTACCCGCAAACGTGTGACGCACTACGGGGCGGGGCGGGCCGCGTTGCTGGACGCCGCCGTACGCGTGGTGGCCCGGGGCGGCCTGCGCAAGCTCACCTACCGGGCCGTCGCCGAAGAGGCCGGGGTCACCCACGGGCTGGTCGTGCACCACTTCGGCTCGCGGGACGCGCTGATCGAGGAGGCCGTCACCCACGCCATCCGCACCTCGCTGAGCAGCAGCGCCCTCGACATCGGCACCGGCAGACCCTCCGACTTCGCCACCGGCCTGACGGAGATGGTCGAATCCGGTCCCGAACTGCAGGCGTTCCAGTACGAGCTGCTGCTGGAGGCGCGACGCAGGCCCGAGCTGTTGCCGCACCTGCGCAGCCTGTACGAGGAGTACTTCGAGGCGACCCGGCGTGAGCTGTCGCGCATGCTGCCGGGAACGGTGGAACGTGGCACGTCGCGGCTCGTCTTCGCGGCGCTGGAGGGGCTGGTACTGCACCAGCTCGTCTTCGGTGAGCGTGAGGTCACCGAAGAGGCGCTGAAGGAGTTGCGGACCCTGCTGGAGGGGCTGGCGGAGGACCGGGCCG
- a CDS encoding fumarylacetoacetate hydrolase family protein, which yields MPEYRRILLDGAVVETVRDGDELIAGDGRRVKIDDAHHLPPVVPSKVIAVHLNHRSRVDEFRIGLPDTPTYFHKPTSSLNSHQGAIVRPEDCKWLNYEGEVAIVIGRIARNIAPAEAGEYIAGYTIANDYGLHDFRDTDAGSMLRVKGSDTLCPLGPGLVTDWDFHGKRLRTYVNGEVVQDGSTDEMTWDMHYLVADIARTITLYPGDVLLSGTPANSRPVQPGDVVEVEVDGLGRLTNHIVTGPTAIRSDVGAQPTESEEVLSTALGGDWEFRGIRPPRR from the coding sequence ATGCCCGAGTACCGCCGCATCCTCCTCGACGGCGCTGTCGTCGAGACCGTCCGGGACGGTGACGAACTCATCGCCGGAGACGGCCGCCGCGTCAAGATCGACGACGCGCACCACCTGCCGCCGGTCGTCCCCTCCAAGGTCATCGCCGTTCACCTCAACCACCGCAGCCGGGTCGACGAGTTCCGGATCGGCTTGCCGGACACCCCGACCTACTTCCACAAGCCCACCTCCTCCCTCAACTCCCACCAGGGCGCGATCGTGCGTCCCGAGGACTGCAAGTGGCTCAACTACGAGGGCGAGGTCGCCATCGTCATCGGCAGGATCGCGCGGAACATCGCCCCGGCCGAGGCGGGGGAGTACATCGCCGGTTACACGATCGCCAACGACTACGGTCTGCACGACTTCCGCGACACCGACGCCGGCTCGATGCTCCGCGTCAAGGGCTCCGACACGCTGTGCCCCCTCGGCCCGGGCCTGGTGACCGACTGGGACTTCCACGGCAAGCGACTGCGCACCTACGTCAACGGCGAGGTGGTCCAGGACGGCTCCACCGACGAGATGACCTGGGACATGCACTACCTCGTCGCCGACATCGCCCGCACGATCACCCTGTACCCCGGCGACGTCCTGCTGTCCGGCACCCCGGCCAACTCCCGGCCCGTCCAACCCGGCGACGTCGTCGAGGTCGAGGTCGACGGCCTGGGCCGGCTCACCAACCACATCGTCACCGGGCCCACCGCCATCCGCTCCGACGTCGGCGCACAGCCCACCGAGTCCGAGGAGGTGCTCTCCACCGCGCTCGGCGGCGACTGGGAGTTCCGCGGTATCCGCCCTCCCCGGCGCTGA
- a CDS encoding NAD(P)/FAD-dependent oxidoreductase: MSAPIVVAGASMAGLRAAEQLRAAGWTGPITLVGDEPHMPYNRPPLSKEVLAGKASFESLAFRPRAACADVEWRLGTKAVRADLDRRIVELDDGEALPYGGLVVATGMRPRRLRCPGPATGRHTVRTLADARHLREALTGPGVRVVVVGAGFIGCEVAATAVALGAAEVTVVDPLPLPMVGPLGELLAQALRDRHEQRGVRFALGAGVSGFEGDDRVTGVVLADGTVLAADVVVESVGSVANTEWLDGNGLDLTDGVLTDEHLRVGGRPDVIAVGDVARFPNARYDDVPRRVEHWSIPTDTAKHAARVLAAHLNGTEAGLAPFAPLPTFWSDQHDFRLQSFGAPALGKEDVRVLEGDLGGDVLVGYHATGRLVGVVALGGQAAAAAAARHRAELLKQPALTA; encoded by the coding sequence GTGAGCGCACCCATCGTCGTGGCCGGCGCCTCCATGGCCGGCCTGCGCGCCGCCGAGCAGTTGCGCGCCGCCGGCTGGACCGGACCGATCACCCTGGTCGGCGACGAGCCGCACATGCCCTACAACCGGCCGCCGCTGTCCAAGGAGGTGCTGGCGGGCAAGGCCTCCTTCGAGTCGCTCGCCTTCCGCCCCCGGGCCGCCTGCGCCGACGTCGAGTGGCGGCTGGGGACCAAGGCCGTCCGCGCCGACCTCGACCGGCGGATCGTCGAACTCGACGACGGCGAGGCTCTGCCGTACGGCGGACTCGTCGTCGCCACCGGCATGCGTCCCCGGCGGTTGCGCTGCCCCGGGCCCGCCACCGGCCGGCACACCGTGCGGACGCTGGCCGACGCCCGGCACCTGCGCGAGGCGCTGACCGGGCCGGGCGTCCGTGTGGTCGTGGTCGGGGCGGGCTTCATCGGCTGCGAGGTGGCCGCCACCGCCGTGGCCCTCGGCGCCGCCGAGGTCACCGTGGTCGACCCGCTGCCGCTGCCGATGGTCGGCCCGCTCGGCGAACTGCTCGCCCAGGCGCTGCGCGACCGCCATGAGCAGCGGGGCGTCCGCTTCGCCCTCGGCGCCGGCGTGAGCGGCTTCGAAGGCGACGACCGGGTCACCGGAGTGGTCCTGGCCGACGGCACCGTGCTCGCCGCGGACGTCGTCGTCGAGTCCGTCGGCTCCGTCGCCAACACCGAATGGCTCGATGGCAACGGCCTCGACCTGACCGACGGTGTCCTCACCGACGAGCACCTCCGGGTCGGCGGCCGCCCCGATGTGATCGCCGTCGGCGACGTCGCCCGCTTCCCCAACGCCCGCTACGACGACGTACCGCGCCGCGTCGAGCACTGGTCCATCCCCACGGACACGGCCAAGCACGCCGCCCGCGTCCTCGCCGCCCACCTGAACGGCACCGAGGCCGGCCTCGCGCCGTTCGCTCCGCTGCCGACGTTCTGGAGCGACCAGCACGACTTCCGGCTCCAGTCCTTCGGTGCCCCCGCTCTCGGCAAGGAGGACGTGCGCGTCCTGGAGGGCGACCTCGGCGGGGACGTCCTGGTCGGCTACCACGCCACCGGCCGGCTCGTAGGTGTCGTCGCCCTCGGCGGTCAGGCCGCAGCAGCCGCCGCAGCCCGCCACCGCGCCGAACTGCTCAAGCAGCCCGCCCTCACCGCGTAA
- a CDS encoding aldehyde dehydrogenase has product MSAHLTTVAGVAVDTRHFIGGERVASAETFTDVSPIDGSTLGEISRGTATEAAAAVAAAKAAFPGWAATPRAERARILHAIADGVEKRLEELAIVETTDNGALLRSHRRGVMPRVAHNFRFFADWLLTLGHEDFDTRGHTNHVSWDPAGPCVLITPWNAPLMLATWKVAPALAAGNTVILKPAEWTPLTASLLADIATEAGLPAGVLNVVQGYGSEIGDALTSHPDVRRISFTGSVPTAQRISASAAAHLTPLSLELGGKSPLLVFADADLDLAVDLAVEQYDNAGQVCLAATRILVEETVADEFTRRFIDKATCLKQGDPRDEATDIGPNIHPRQLEKIDGFVQRALAAGARAVIGGRRGDGQYYAPTLLTDVAQDSEIVQEEVFGPVLTLQTFTTEDEAVRLANDTRFGLAATVATGDPERAERVTAQLVAGTVWVNCFFVRDLQAPFGGSRHSGVGREGGTWSFDFYCDLKNTVTAPKGWKDHG; this is encoded by the coding sequence ATGAGCGCACACCTCACCACCGTCGCCGGCGTCGCCGTCGACACCCGGCACTTCATCGGCGGCGAGCGCGTCGCCTCCGCCGAGACCTTCACCGACGTCTCACCCATCGACGGCAGCACCCTCGGCGAGATCTCCCGGGGAACCGCGACGGAGGCGGCCGCGGCCGTCGCCGCCGCCAAGGCCGCCTTCCCCGGCTGGGCCGCCACCCCCCGCGCCGAGCGCGCCCGCATCCTCCACGCCATCGCCGACGGCGTGGAGAAGCGCCTCGAAGAGCTGGCCATCGTCGAGACCACCGACAACGGCGCCCTGCTGCGCTCGCACCGCCGTGGCGTCATGCCCCGCGTCGCCCACAACTTCCGCTTCTTCGCCGACTGGCTGCTGACACTGGGGCACGAGGACTTCGACACTCGTGGGCACACCAACCACGTCAGCTGGGACCCGGCCGGCCCCTGCGTGCTGATCACCCCGTGGAACGCGCCGCTGATGCTGGCCACCTGGAAGGTCGCCCCCGCGCTGGCGGCGGGCAACACGGTGATCCTGAAGCCCGCGGAATGGACACCGCTCACCGCCTCGCTGCTCGCCGACATCGCGACCGAGGCGGGTCTGCCCGCCGGCGTCCTGAACGTGGTCCAGGGCTACGGCTCCGAGATCGGGGATGCCCTCACCTCGCACCCCGACGTGCGGCGCATCAGCTTCACCGGCTCCGTACCGACCGCCCAGCGCATCTCCGCCTCGGCGGCCGCCCACCTGACGCCCCTGAGCCTGGAGCTGGGCGGCAAGTCCCCGCTGCTGGTCTTCGCCGACGCCGACCTCGACCTGGCCGTCGACCTCGCCGTCGAGCAGTACGACAACGCCGGCCAGGTGTGCCTGGCCGCGACCCGCATCCTCGTCGAGGAGACGGTCGCCGACGAGTTCACCCGACGATTCATCGACAAAGCGACCTGCCTCAAGCAGGGCGATCCCCGTGACGAGGCCACCGACATCGGCCCCAACATCCACCCCCGCCAGCTGGAGAAGATCGACGGCTTCGTGCAGCGGGCCCTCGCGGCCGGCGCCCGCGCGGTCATCGGCGGCCGGCGCGGGGACGGCCAGTACTACGCGCCGACCCTGCTCACGGACGTGGCGCAGGACAGCGAGATCGTCCAGGAAGAGGTCTTCGGCCCCGTCCTGACCCTCCAGACGTTCACCACCGAGGACGAGGCCGTCCGGCTCGCCAACGACACCCGCTTCGGCCTGGCGGCCACCGTCGCCACCGGCGACCCCGAGCGTGCCGAACGGGTCACCGCACAACTGGTCGCGGGCACCGTCTGGGTCAACTGCTTCTTCGTCCGCGACCTCCAGGCCCCCTTCGGCGGCTCCCGCCACTCCGGCGTAGGCCGCGAGGGCGGCACCTGGAGCTTCGACTTCTACTGCGACCTCAAGAACACCGTCACCGCGCCGAAGGGATGGAAGGACCATGGGTGA
- a CDS encoding cytochrome P450, translating into MTTTTPPQADAVREPLPLAHVDLANLDNFTDGVTPWRMFHTLRHEDPVHWQPEEAPNSGFWAVTRHADIARVDRDAETFTSMKFVNLEEVDDDQIKKRASILELDGIRHRALRSLLQRQFGASVINSYADFLRGLTATTLDAALTKGTFDFVKEVSADFPINVLARLLDVPPEDNQQLIDWGNRIIGNTDPDYADVLLHSAESEQYRDLPFRSPASLEVFAYGRELARRRRGGNGTDLISRLVNETPRDGVPLSPQDFDNYFLLLVVAGNETTRHTITHSMLALLQHPEQLARLRDDPSLIPGAVEEFLRWASPVYHFRRTATRDVELGGKHIKEGDKVVMWFASGNRDEDVFGNPYDFDVTRQDNDHVTFGKGSPHLCLGNLLARTEIRIMFEELIPRLADIRLAGDVPRVRSNFVNGIKKLPVEVTLA; encoded by the coding sequence ATGACCACCACCACCCCGCCCCAGGCCGACGCCGTGCGCGAGCCACTGCCCCTGGCCCACGTCGACCTCGCGAACCTCGACAACTTCACCGACGGTGTCACCCCCTGGCGGATGTTCCACACCCTCCGCCACGAGGACCCCGTCCACTGGCAGCCCGAGGAGGCCCCCAACTCCGGTTTCTGGGCCGTGACCCGGCATGCCGACATCGCCCGTGTCGACCGCGACGCCGAGACCTTCACCTCCATGAAGTTCGTCAACCTGGAAGAGGTGGACGACGACCAGATCAAGAAGCGCGCCTCCATCCTGGAGCTGGACGGTATCCGTCACCGCGCCCTGCGCAGTCTGCTTCAGCGGCAGTTCGGCGCGAGCGTCATCAACAGCTACGCCGACTTCCTGCGCGGCCTGACCGCCACCACCCTCGACGCGGCACTCACCAAGGGCACCTTCGACTTCGTCAAGGAGGTCTCCGCCGACTTCCCGATCAACGTCCTGGCCCGCCTGCTGGACGTGCCTCCGGAGGACAACCAGCAACTCATCGACTGGGGCAACCGGATCATCGGCAACACCGACCCCGACTACGCCGACGTCCTGCTGCACAGCGCGGAGAGCGAGCAGTACCGCGACCTGCCCTTCCGCTCCCCCGCCTCCCTCGAAGTCTTCGCCTACGGACGGGAACTGGCCCGCCGGCGGCGCGGCGGCAACGGCACCGACCTCATCTCCCGGCTCGTCAACGAGACCCCGCGCGACGGAGTCCCACTCTCCCCGCAGGACTTCGACAACTACTTCCTGCTCCTGGTGGTCGCCGGCAACGAGACCACCCGGCACACCATCACGCACTCCATGCTCGCCCTCCTGCAACACCCGGAGCAGCTCGCCCGCCTCAGGGACGACCCGTCCCTGATCCCTGGGGCCGTCGAGGAGTTCCTGCGCTGGGCCTCGCCCGTCTACCACTTCCGCCGCACCGCGACCCGGGATGTCGAACTCGGCGGCAAGCACATCAAGGAGGGCGACAAGGTCGTCATGTGGTTCGCCTCAGGCAACCGCGACGAGGACGTCTTCGGCAATCCCTACGACTTCGACGTCACCCGGCAGGACAACGACCACGTCACCTTCGGCAAGGGCAGCCCGCACCTGTGCCTGGGCAACCTGCTGGCCCGCACCGAGATCCGCATCATGTTCGAGGAGCTGATCCCCCGCCTGGCGGACATCCGCCTGGCCGGCGACGTCCCGCGCGTGCGCTCCAACTTCGTCAACGGCATCAAGAAGCTGCCGGTCGAGGTCACCCTCGCCTGA